A single genomic interval of Bradyrhizobium sp. sBnM-33 harbors:
- a CDS encoding IS110 family transposase, translated as MTKISTIGLDLAKNVFQVHGIDASGRVVLRRQLRRAAVEKFFAGLPPCLVGMEACGSAHHWARVIRRYGHEVRLMPPAYVKPYVKRNKNDGRDAEGVCEAVGRPTMRFVPVKSVEQQATLAVHGTRALLVRQRTMVANALRAALSELGIVAAQGHQGLCELMAKLEEPSEEIPEMMRCALLMLAQHWQALNADERVLERQIAKAARCDRDARRLMEVPGVGPIIASTVLAKVPDAKVFRSGRDFAAWIGLTGKDHGTGGKHRPGRISKQGDRMLRALLISGASAHLRQQKRRGVSDPWLRDLLARRPYKVAMVAFAAKAARILWAMLSKGEVYRDRASAPAAA; from the coding sequence ATGACGAAGATTAGCACGATTGGGTTGGATCTGGCTAAGAACGTGTTTCAGGTTCACGGGATTGATGCATCGGGAAGGGTTGTGCTGAGGCGGCAGCTCAGGCGGGCTGCCGTAGAGAAGTTCTTTGCGGGGTTGCCACCGTGCCTGGTTGGCATGGAGGCTTGCGGGAGCGCACATCATTGGGCCCGGGTGATCAGGCGCTATGGCCATGAGGTGCGACTGATGCCGCCGGCCTATGTGAAGCCCTACGTCAAGCGCAACAAGAACGACGGCCGGGATGCGGAAGGTGTCTGCGAGGCAGTGGGCCGGCCGACGATGCGCTTTGTTCCGGTGAAGAGCGTCGAGCAACAGGCCACGCTGGCGGTTCATGGCACACGTGCCTTGCTGGTTCGCCAGCGGACGATGGTGGCAAACGCCTTGCGGGCAGCGCTGAGCGAGCTCGGGATCGTGGCCGCGCAAGGACATCAGGGGCTGTGTGAGCTGATGGCCAAGCTTGAGGAGCCGAGCGAAGAGATTCCGGAGATGATGCGATGTGCTCTGTTGATGCTGGCGCAGCACTGGCAGGCGCTCAATGCCGATGAACGCGTGCTTGAACGGCAGATCGCGAAGGCTGCCAGATGCGATCGGGACGCGCGCCGGCTGATGGAAGTCCCAGGCGTCGGCCCGATCATCGCCAGTACGGTGTTGGCCAAAGTGCCCGATGCGAAGGTGTTTCGCTCCGGTCGGGACTTCGCCGCCTGGATCGGGCTCACCGGCAAGGACCACGGTACTGGCGGCAAGCATCGCCCAGGGCGTATCTCCAAACAGGGAGATCGTATGTTGCGCGCGCTGCTGATCAGCGGAGCCAGCGCCCATCTGCGGCAGCAAAAGAGGCGCGGCGTCAGCGACCCGTGGCTGCGCGATCTTTTGGCGCGGCGGCCTTACAAGGTCGCCATGGTGGCGTTCGCCGCTAAAGCCGCGCGCATCCTCTGGGCCATGCTGAGCAAAGGAGAAGTTTACCGAGACCGCGCGAGCGCGCCGGCTGCTGCCTAG
- a CDS encoding VOC family protein translates to MPVRVNALDHLVINVSDVARSAEWYRKILGMEVKVFDAGPGKTPRTSLVFGNQKINVRPRDADKVEWFTADHETAGSDDLCFLTSSTPDEVVAHLKANGVAIEEGPVAKQGARGTLRSVYCRDPDGSLIEISSYEDGAK, encoded by the coding sequence ATGCCTGTCAGGGTTAACGCTCTCGACCATCTCGTCATCAATGTGTCCGACGTGGCGCGCTCCGCCGAGTGGTACCGGAAGATCCTCGGCATGGAGGTCAAGGTGTTCGATGCGGGTCCGGGCAAAACGCCGCGGACCTCGCTGGTGTTTGGGAATCAGAAGATCAACGTGCGGCCGCGCGACGCCGACAAGGTCGAGTGGTTCACGGCCGATCACGAAACCGCAGGCAGCGACGATTTGTGCTTCCTGACGTCGAGCACGCCGGACGAAGTCGTGGCGCATCTGAAGGCCAACGGCGTCGCGATCGAGGAAGGCCCGGTCGCGAAGCAAGGCGCCCGCGGCACGCTGCGCTCGGTCTATTGCCGGGATCCGGACGGGAGCTTGATCGAGATTTCGTCGTATGAGGATGGGGCGAAGTAG